The following proteins are co-located in the Egicoccus sp. AB-alg2 genome:
- a CDS encoding VOC family protein has product MYALHHVQLAMPAGQEDRARAFYGDVLGLQEVAKPPELAARGGAWFRGGALEVHLGVEDPFAPARKAHPGIQVDDLDTVRARLTAAGIEARPDGLLPGHRRFYVDDCFGNRLEFLQPTDG; this is encoded by the coding sequence ATGTACGCCCTGCACCACGTCCAGCTCGCCATGCCCGCCGGCCAGGAGGATCGCGCCCGGGCCTTCTACGGCGACGTGCTCGGGCTCCAGGAGGTCGCCAAGCCGCCGGAGCTGGCGGCGCGTGGCGGCGCGTGGTTCCGCGGCGGTGCACTGGAGGTCCACCTCGGTGTCGAGGACCCGTTCGCGCCGGCACGCAAGGCGCATCCCGGCATCCAGGTCGACGACCTCGACACCGTGCGGGCCCGATTGACCGCCGCCGGCATCGAGGCGCGACCCGACGGCCTGCTCCCCGGCCATCGGCGCTTCTACGTCGACGACTGCTTCGGCAACCGACTCGAGTTCCTCCAGCCCACCGACGGCTGA
- a CDS encoding DMT family transporter, with amino-acid sequence MTSLDAPARTTRFGLPMALVSAFTFGSSGPMAKALIDTGWTAGAAVLVRLGGSAIVLGVVAAILQRGRLRLSSASLRTLVAYGVVAMAGAQLSFFNAVRTLDVGVALLLEFTAPVLLVLWTAARTRRRPPAPTLIGAALTMVGLGFVLDLAGAGGVDPAGVAWGLLAAVCLAAFFVLSERQHDDLPPIVMAAGGTAIGAGVIALTGLLGIVPLGFAAADVTLAGNATTWLLPALWLVLVSTSIAYLTGIGAVRRLGTRSASFVALTEVLFAALVAWALLAQVPGPSQVVGGICIITGIVVVRRTEATRAPAAPETTLEPGHAL; translated from the coding sequence ATGACGAGCCTCGACGCCCCTGCCCGCACGACGCGGTTCGGTCTGCCGATGGCGCTGGTGTCGGCGTTCACCTTCGGCTCGTCCGGCCCGATGGCCAAGGCGCTGATCGACACGGGGTGGACGGCCGGCGCCGCCGTGCTGGTGCGCCTGGGTGGCTCCGCGATCGTGCTCGGCGTGGTCGCTGCGATCCTGCAGCGCGGCCGACTGCGGCTGTCGTCGGCCTCGCTGCGCACGCTCGTCGCCTACGGCGTCGTGGCCATGGCGGGCGCACAGCTGTCGTTCTTCAACGCCGTCCGCACGCTCGACGTGGGCGTCGCCCTCCTGCTGGAGTTCACGGCCCCGGTGCTGCTGGTGCTGTGGACCGCCGCCCGCACCCGCCGCCGGCCGCCGGCCCCGACCCTGATCGGGGCCGCCCTGACCATGGTCGGGCTCGGGTTCGTCCTCGACCTCGCCGGCGCGGGCGGCGTCGACCCCGCCGGCGTGGCGTGGGGGCTGCTCGCGGCGGTCTGCCTCGCCGCGTTCTTCGTGCTCTCCGAGCGGCAGCACGACGACCTGCCGCCGATCGTCATGGCCGCCGGCGGCACCGCCATCGGGGCGGGAGTCATCGCGCTGACCGGCCTGCTCGGCATCGTGCCGCTGGGCTTCGCGGCCGCCGACGTCACCCTCGCCGGAAACGCCACCACCTGGCTGCTGCCGGCGCTGTGGCTGGTGCTGGTCTCCACCAGCATCGCCTACCTCACCGGCATCGGCGCGGTCCGGCGCCTCGGCACGCGATCCGCCTCGTTCGTGGCACTCACCGAGGTGCTGTTCGCGGCCCTGGTCGCGTGGGCGCTGCTCGCCCAGGTCCCGGGGCCCTCCCAGGTCGTCGGCGGCATCTGCATCATCACCGGCATCGTCGTCGTCCGCCGCACCGAGGCGACGCGCGCCCCCGCGGCACCCGAGACGACGCTGGAACCAGGCCATGCCCTCTGA
- a CDS encoding CGNR zinc finger domain-containing protein, whose protein sequence is MRFAHDTEVALAGAAALVNTSRGGVERLPDTAALAVFLDAEGYSGTRAGTAEELEAVRDLRARLAALWTLDDRDEVVAVVNRMLADAHALPRLTRHDDWDWHLHLTPPDAPLVDRMATEAAMAIADLVRAQDLDRLKRCEGEDCDAVLVDLSRNRSRRFCDLGNCANRAHVAAYRARKAAAHRT, encoded by the coding sequence GTGCGTTTCGCTCATGACACCGAGGTGGCGCTCGCGGGCGCGGCCGCGCTGGTGAACACCAGCCGTGGCGGCGTCGAACGCCTGCCGGACACCGCAGCGCTGGCGGTGTTCCTCGACGCCGAGGGCTACAGCGGCACTCGCGCCGGTACGGCCGAGGAGCTCGAGGCGGTCCGCGACCTGCGTGCCCGCCTCGCCGCCCTGTGGACGCTCGACGACCGCGACGAGGTGGTGGCGGTCGTCAACCGCATGCTCGCCGACGCCCACGCGCTGCCGCGGCTGACCCGCCACGACGACTGGGACTGGCACCTGCACCTGACGCCGCCGGACGCGCCGTTGGTGGACCGGATGGCGACGGAGGCGGCGATGGCGATCGCGGACCTCGTACGCGCCCAGGACCTCGACCGCCTCAAGCGGTGCGAGGGCGAGGACTGCGACGCCGTCCTCGTCGATCTCTCCCGCAACCGGTCACGGCGGTTCTGCGACCTCGGCAACTGCGCCAACCGTGCCCACGTCGCGGCCTACCGCGCGCGCAAGGCCGCGGCACACCGCACCTGA
- a CDS encoding GNAT family N-acetyltransferase, with protein MLTALGYPAEVSAVRERIASFDASARDHVLLAELGGQVVGVLALSLTPRFAEPGMFSRITALATDPAVRRAGIGRRLVTEAERIAAVRASTLMQVNSGRRPERAAAHAFYRSLGYADQHDHHVLYEKVLASP; from the coding sequence TTGCTCACGGCGCTCGGCTATCCCGCCGAGGTATCGGCCGTCCGCGAGCGCATCGCGTCCTTCGACGCGTCTGCCCGTGACCACGTCCTGCTGGCGGAGCTCGGCGGGCAGGTCGTCGGCGTGCTCGCTCTGAGCCTCACGCCCCGCTTCGCCGAGCCCGGCATGTTCTCGCGGATCACCGCGCTCGCCACCGATCCCGCCGTTCGTCGTGCCGGGATCGGGCGTCGCCTGGTCACCGAGGCGGAACGCATTGCCGCGGTGAGGGCGAGCACCCTGATGCAGGTGAACAGCGGACGGCGACCTGAGCGGGCGGCTGCCCATGCCTTCTACCGTTCGCTCGGTTATGCCGACCAGCATGATCATCACGTGCTCTACGAGAAGGTCCTCGCGAGTCCATGA
- a CDS encoding YdeI/OmpD-associated family protein, translating to MNEPRWWDAEVVVELDPTVPDGHMRHHVVLPAGSYREVAAGDRVEGALDGVPFSRVVAAGGDGQRLLRFGRDWLRQAGIEVGDLVPLRLRLDPDPDRVDVPGELANAFVEHPELEHRWESLTAGRRRTLVYPIERARRPETRAKRVQAILDELDRPRG from the coding sequence ATGAACGAGCCGCGCTGGTGGGATGCCGAGGTCGTCGTCGAACTGGACCCGACCGTCCCCGATGGCCACATGAGGCATCACGTCGTGCTCCCGGCCGGCTCCTACCGCGAGGTCGCCGCCGGGGACCGGGTGGAGGGAGCGCTCGACGGCGTCCCCTTCAGCCGTGTCGTCGCCGCAGGTGGGGACGGGCAGCGCCTGCTCCGCTTCGGTCGGGACTGGCTGCGTCAGGCCGGCATCGAGGTCGGTGACCTGGTGCCGCTGCGGCTCCGACTGGACCCCGACCCCGACCGCGTCGACGTCCCCGGGGAACTCGCGAACGCCTTCGTCGAGCACCCCGAGCTGGAGCACCGCTGGGAGTCGCTCACCGCAGGTCGCCGGCGGACGCTGGTCTACCCGATCGAGCGTGCAAGGCGTCCGGAGACGCGCGCGAAACGGGTCCAGGCGATCCTCGACGAGCTCGACCGGCCCAGAGGCTGA
- a CDS encoding YbaK/EbsC family protein: MATAAVERFTQAAAAHGLAPEIREFPQGTRTAADAAAAIGCDVAQIVKSLVFVADDEPVLILTSGANRVDEHQVCAALGVATLRKANADEVRSATGYAIGGTPPFGHPAPLRVVCDRDLTTYDEVWAAAGTPSTVFPLTPGTLLEITKAEVVDVS, translated from the coding sequence ATGGCCACCGCCGCCGTCGAACGCTTCACCCAGGCCGCTGCCGCCCACGGGCTCGCGCCGGAGATCCGCGAGTTCCCCCAGGGCACCCGGACCGCCGCCGACGCCGCAGCCGCGATCGGCTGTGACGTCGCACAGATCGTGAAGTCGCTGGTGTTCGTGGCTGATGACGAACCCGTGCTGATCCTCACCTCCGGCGCCAACCGCGTCGACGAGCACCAGGTGTGCGCCGCCCTCGGCGTCGCCACCCTGCGCAAGGCCAACGCCGACGAGGTCCGCTCGGCCACCGGCTACGCCATCGGTGGCACGCCGCCCTTCGGGCACCCGGCGCCGCTGCGTGTCGTGTGCGACCGCGACCTGACCACCTACGACGAGGTGTGGGCGGCGGCCGGCACGCCGTCGACGGTGTTCCCGCTGACGCCGGGCACCCTGCTGGAGATCACCAAGGCCGAGGTCGTCGACGTCAGCTGA
- a CDS encoding cysteine desulfurase family protein codes for MFDHAASTPPRPEARAALSQWLAAANASATHAAGQAARVAVEEARERAATALGCSPHEVVFTSGGTEADNLAVKGIVWAARERTAGRPHLVVTAVEHAAVRGPAQWLAQRGDVELTEVAPDPDGRVPVDRVLDAVRDDTCLVSVMAANNELGAVNDVAGLGAALRERGVALHTDAVQAVATLDVDAAAWQVDALATSGHKFGAPQGVGAAVLRRGLPVVPLSHGGGQDRGVRSGTFAAALDAAYGAALEAAVADRPALRERLRRLTDRLADGLLALDGVTRNGPADPAHRLASHLHVSLDGVDGTALLLELDRAGIAVSSGSACGAGAATASHVLQACGVAGTPVRMTLGWTTTEAEVDFALDVLTEVVPRLRTAAPFGLEF; via the coding sequence ATGTTCGACCACGCCGCCAGTACGCCGCCGCGCCCCGAGGCGCGAGCGGCGTTGTCGCAGTGGCTGGCGGCCGCCAACGCGTCGGCGACGCACGCCGCCGGCCAGGCGGCTCGTGTCGCGGTCGAGGAGGCACGTGAGCGGGCGGCCACCGCGCTCGGCTGTTCCCCCCACGAGGTCGTCTTCACCTCCGGCGGCACGGAGGCCGACAACCTCGCCGTCAAGGGCATCGTGTGGGCGGCTCGCGAGCGGACCGCCGGACGACCGCACCTGGTCGTCACGGCCGTCGAGCACGCCGCCGTCCGCGGCCCGGCGCAGTGGCTCGCCCAGCGTGGCGACGTCGAGCTCACCGAGGTGGCTCCCGACCCCGACGGGCGCGTCCCGGTGGACCGGGTGCTCGACGCGGTGCGCGACGACACCTGCCTCGTCAGCGTCATGGCCGCCAACAACGAGCTCGGCGCCGTCAACGACGTCGCCGGACTGGGCGCCGCGCTGCGTGAGCGTGGCGTCGCGCTGCACACCGACGCGGTGCAAGCCGTCGCGACGTTGGACGTGGACGCCGCCGCCTGGCAGGTCGACGCGCTGGCGACGTCCGGGCACAAGTTCGGTGCGCCGCAGGGCGTCGGCGCGGCGGTGCTGCGCCGCGGCCTGCCGGTCGTCCCGCTCAGCCACGGCGGGGGACAGGACCGTGGGGTCCGCTCCGGCACGTTCGCGGCCGCGCTGGACGCGGCCTACGGCGCTGCCCTCGAGGCAGCCGTCGCGGACCGGCCCGCGCTGCGCGAGCGGCTGCGACGGCTCACCGACCGGCTCGCGGACGGACTTCTCGCCCTCGACGGCGTGACCCGCAACGGCCCCGCCGACCCGGCCCACCGGCTGGCGTCGCACCTGCACGTGTCGCTCGACGGGGTGGACGGCACGGCGTTGCTCCTGGAGCTGGACCGGGCCGGCATCGCGGTCTCGTCGGGCTCGGCGTGCGGGGCAGGCGCTGCCACGGCCAGCCACGTCCTGCAGGCGTGTGGGGTCGCTGGCACGCCCGTGCGGATGACGCTGGGCTGGACAACGACCGAGGCGGAGGTCGACTTCGCCCTCGACGTCCTCACCGAGGTCGTCCCGCGCCTGCGGACGGCGGCGCCCTTCGGCCTGGAGTTCTGA
- the mnmA gene encoding tRNA 2-thiouridine(34) synthase MnmA: MAQVLVAMSGGVDSAVAAAMLVEHGHDVTGVHLKLADVALQDQVPGHGCCTLDDAQDARRAAQVLGIPFYVWDLSELFRTEVQDPFAQAYAAGVTPNPCVTCNERVKYAGLLDKALAMGFDALATGHHARLRRHGEVVREPGPDTRLHRAVDRAKDQSYVLYVATPDQLDRTLLPVGEVAKDEVRALAHSYGLRVADKRDSYDVCFIPDGDTAGYLAQHLPPAPGPIVDLDGRRLGEHEGVWRYTVGQRRGLDLGTHERRFVVDVRADTATVQVGPREALACTWAEVAAPSWTTGTLPVGPVHVQIRAHGATVPGTVEPTGDGDAVRLHLDVAVHGLAIGQAAVVYDTDDRVCLGGGRVTRAERPAGLPVL, encoded by the coding sequence ATGGCGCAGGTGCTGGTCGCCATGTCGGGCGGCGTGGACAGTGCGGTCGCGGCCGCCATGCTCGTCGAGCACGGCCACGACGTCACCGGCGTGCACCTCAAGCTCGCCGACGTCGCGCTGCAGGACCAGGTGCCCGGCCACGGCTGCTGCACCCTCGACGACGCCCAGGACGCCCGCCGCGCGGCCCAGGTGCTGGGCATCCCGTTCTACGTGTGGGACCTGTCCGAACTGTTCCGCACCGAGGTGCAGGATCCCTTCGCGCAGGCCTACGCGGCCGGCGTCACACCCAACCCGTGCGTGACCTGCAACGAGCGGGTCAAGTACGCCGGGCTGCTGGACAAAGCGCTGGCGATGGGGTTCGACGCGCTGGCGACCGGCCACCACGCCCGCCTGCGCCGGCACGGCGAGGTGGTTCGCGAGCCCGGCCCCGACACGCGCCTGCACCGGGCCGTCGACCGCGCCAAGGACCAGTCCTACGTGCTCTACGTCGCCACGCCTGACCAACTCGACCGGACCCTGCTGCCCGTCGGCGAGGTCGCCAAGGACGAGGTCCGCGCGCTGGCGCACTCCTACGGCCTGCGGGTGGCCGACAAGCGTGACAGCTACGACGTGTGCTTCATCCCCGACGGCGACACGGCCGGTTATCTGGCCCAGCACCTGCCGCCGGCACCGGGCCCGATCGTCGACCTCGACGGCCGGCGGCTGGGCGAGCACGAGGGCGTGTGGCGGTACACGGTCGGCCAGCGGCGTGGGCTCGACCTGGGCACCCACGAACGGCGCTTCGTCGTGGACGTCCGCGCCGACACCGCGACCGTGCAGGTCGGACCGCGCGAGGCGCTCGCCTGCACGTGGGCCGAGGTGGCGGCGCCGTCCTGGACGACCGGGACGCTGCCGGTCGGCCCCGTCCACGTCCAGATCCGGGCCCACGGCGCGACGGTGCCGGGAACGGTCGAGCCGACCGGCGACGGGGACGCGGTCCGCCTCCACCTCGACGTCGCCGTGCACGGGTTGGCCATCGGCCAGGCCGCGGTCGTCTACGACACCGACGACCGCGTCTGTCTCGGCGGCGGCCGCGTCACCCGCGCCGAGCGGCCGGCCGGCCTGCCGGTGCTCTGA
- a CDS encoding hemolysin III family protein, translating to MGHAVADDPVAHRPRLRGWLHLVGATVMAGTAVLLWRTTAEPVLRAGVLVYAFGVTAMLATSATYHVPTWPPRVMLALRRADHSAIFLGVAGTFTPIVLATMPATFGTVLLALVWVGATAGIVVRNIFLDARPWARIVPYVALGWVGLVTLPWLWRHSTTVAGLVAAGGLLYTLGAVVYARRRPDPWPRWFGYHEVFHALTLAAIALHWFAVQQAVSR from the coding sequence GTGGGCCACGCGGTCGCGGACGATCCCGTCGCACACCGGCCGCGGTTGCGCGGCTGGCTGCACCTCGTCGGCGCCACGGTCATGGCGGGCACCGCCGTGCTGCTCTGGCGAACCACCGCGGAGCCGGTGCTGCGTGCCGGCGTGCTGGTCTACGCGTTCGGCGTCACGGCGATGCTGGCGACCAGCGCCACCTACCACGTGCCGACCTGGCCGCCGCGGGTGATGCTGGCGCTTCGCCGCGCCGACCACTCGGCGATCTTCCTCGGCGTCGCCGGCACGTTCACGCCGATCGTGCTGGCGACGATGCCGGCGACGTTCGGCACCGTGCTGCTCGCCCTGGTGTGGGTCGGTGCGACCGCCGGGATCGTCGTCCGGAACATCTTCCTCGACGCGCGCCCGTGGGCCCGGATCGTGCCGTACGTCGCGCTGGGTTGGGTCGGACTGGTCACACTGCCGTGGCTGTGGCGTCACTCCACGACGGTCGCGGGGCTCGTCGCCGCCGGCGGACTGCTCTACACCCTCGGCGCGGTGGTCTACGCACGCCGGCGGCCGGACCCGTGGCCGCGCTGGTTCGGCTACCACGAGGTGTTCCACGCCCTCACGCTGGCCGCGATCGCCCTGCACTGGTTCGCCGTGCAGCAGGCCGTCAGCCGCTGA
- a CDS encoding RidA family protein, which translates to MSELARQRVSSGSPWEPAIGFSRALRLGDAIHVSGTGPVWPDGSCDPDPEAQARRCLTIVETALQEAGGSLDDVVRTRMYVTHPGVADAVGRAHAALLGHVRPAATMVVVAGLLDPRWYVEIEADALVTG; encoded by the coding sequence ATGAGTGAGCTGGCCAGGCAACGGGTCTCCAGCGGTTCCCCCTGGGAGCCGGCGATCGGCTTCAGCCGGGCGCTGCGCCTGGGTGACGCGATCCACGTGTCCGGCACCGGACCGGTGTGGCCCGACGGTTCCTGCGATCCCGACCCCGAGGCACAGGCGCGTCGGTGCCTCACGATCGTCGAAACGGCGCTGCAGGAGGCCGGCGGCAGCCTCGACGACGTGGTCCGCACCCGGATGTACGTGACGCATCCCGGGGTCGCGGACGCCGTCGGCCGCGCGCACGCGGCGCTGCTCGGTCACGTCCGCCCGGCGGCCACGATGGTGGTCGTGGCCGGCCTGCTGGACCCACGCTGGTACGTGGAGATCGAGGCGGACGCGCTCGTCACCGGTTGA
- a CDS encoding DUF480 domain-containing protein: MRLSTQGQRVLGCLVEKALATPDHYPLSLNALRTACNQTTGRDPVVDFDDDDVRAGLDDLKAHQLVKSEYARGSRVPKAAHRLEEQLDLDVAEQTVLGLLLLRGPQTPGELRSRAGRMHTFASIEAVEQILERLATHRFGAMVEQRPREPGRRETRWAHRLGDAPDAVVSGDGPPAAAAPDGGRYRAFHDAVLTGDLDAAVAQLADDVVFRSPAVHRPYQGRDVTARLLRTVATVFEDFRYLDVLDAGDRAGLVFEARIGDRQLQGWDYLRFDDRGRIVELTVMVRPLSGLQALAAAMEAALRR, encoded by the coding sequence GTGCGACTGTCGACGCAGGGTCAGCGGGTGTTGGGCTGCCTCGTGGAGAAGGCGCTCGCAACGCCGGACCACTACCCGCTGTCGCTGAACGCGCTGCGCACCGCCTGCAACCAGACGACGGGGCGCGACCCCGTCGTCGACTTCGACGACGACGACGTCCGCGCCGGGCTCGACGACCTGAAGGCACACCAGCTCGTGAAGAGCGAGTACGCCCGCGGCTCGCGGGTGCCGAAGGCCGCGCACCGCCTCGAGGAGCAGCTCGACCTCGACGTCGCCGAGCAGACCGTGCTCGGGCTGCTCCTCCTGCGCGGTCCGCAGACCCCGGGCGAGCTGCGCTCCCGCGCCGGGCGGATGCACACCTTCGCCTCCATCGAGGCGGTCGAGCAGATCCTGGAACGCCTCGCCACCCACCGCTTCGGCGCGATGGTGGAGCAGCGGCCTCGCGAGCCGGGCCGCCGCGAGACGCGCTGGGCCCATCGGCTCGGTGACGCGCCGGACGCCGTCGTCAGCGGCGACGGGCCGCCCGCCGCGGCCGCGCCCGATGGCGGCCGCTACCGCGCCTTCCACGACGCCGTCCTCACCGGTGACCTCGACGCGGCCGTCGCACAACTGGCCGACGACGTCGTCTTCCGCTCACCGGCCGTCCACCGCCCCTACCAGGGGCGCGACGTGACGGCACGGCTGCTGCGCACCGTCGCCACCGTCTTCGAGGACTTCCGCTACCTCGACGTCCTCGACGCCGGCGACCGGGCCGGCCTGGTCTTCGAGGCCCGGATCGGCGACCGGCAGCTCCAGGGCTGGGACTACCTGCGCTTCGACGACCGGGGCCGCATCGTGGAGCTGACCGTCATGGTGCGGCCGCTGTCGGGGCTGCAAGCCCTGGCCGCGGCCATGGAGGCGGCACTGCGTCGCTGA
- the ligA gene encoding NAD-dependent DNA ligase LigA, whose amino-acid sequence MVAAVPTDLAEARRRHDELSRTVRDARYRYYVLSDPPMTDAEFDALFQQLVALEDAHPALVTSNSPTQQVGAPVDTAFAPFRHLQPMLSLDNAFSREELEAWAQRVERGLHADDRLAYVCELKIDGVAINLVYRDGVLTTAATRGDGTVGEDVTAQVATIDAVPYRLAADDPPAVLEVRGEVYYPLEAFEAMNAARIERGEEAFMNPRNAASGALRQKDPEVTRQRPLSVWCHGFGVLEGASFATYSGALDWMRAAGLPVADETRVVGSVEEVWDFVERWTTARHDVAYEIDGVVVKVDALAQREELGFTARAPRWAIAYKMPPVEQETTLERIEVNIGRTGKATPYAVLEPVVVAGTRITYATLHNEIQIHAKDVREGDRVMIRRAGDVIPEVVGPVLTKRQPEATVWHMPADCPFCGQPLVRPEGEAHHFCENVDCPNRLLESLAHLASRGALDIEGLGEQSVELLVAKGLVGDLADVFRLAERRDELLALEKWGTKRVDNLLAGIEAAKQRPLERVLVALNIRHLGPTYAKLLARHLGSLDAIRAATPEQLEAIEGIGPTIAAAVHAWFATPRNAQLIDELVGLGITTEAERAGGDVDVDAELLAGWTLVVTGTLEGFTRDEVKDALEARGAKVTGSVSKRTRAVVAGESPGSKLAKAEDLGVPVLDETGLRHLLETGELPA is encoded by the coding sequence GTGGTCGCCGCCGTCCCCACCGACCTCGCCGAGGCACGCCGTCGCCACGACGAGCTCTCCCGCACCGTCCGCGACGCGCGCTACCGGTACTACGTGCTGTCCGACCCGCCGATGACCGATGCGGAGTTCGACGCGCTGTTCCAGCAACTGGTCGCGCTGGAGGACGCGCACCCCGCGCTGGTCACGTCCAACTCGCCGACGCAGCAGGTCGGCGCCCCGGTCGACACGGCGTTCGCGCCGTTCCGGCACCTGCAGCCGATGCTCTCGCTGGACAACGCGTTCTCCCGCGAGGAGCTGGAGGCGTGGGCGCAGCGGGTGGAGCGCGGGCTGCACGCCGACGACCGCCTCGCCTATGTCTGCGAACTCAAGATCGACGGTGTGGCGATCAACCTCGTCTACCGCGACGGGGTCTTGACCACCGCCGCGACCCGTGGGGACGGCACCGTCGGCGAGGACGTGACGGCACAGGTCGCGACCATCGACGCGGTGCCCTACCGCCTCGCCGCGGACGACCCGCCGGCGGTGCTCGAGGTCCGCGGCGAGGTCTACTACCCGCTGGAGGCCTTCGAGGCCATGAACGCCGCCCGCATCGAGCGCGGCGAGGAAGCCTTCATGAACCCGCGCAACGCCGCGTCCGGGGCGTTGCGGCAGAAGGATCCCGAGGTGACCCGGCAGCGGCCGTTGTCGGTGTGGTGCCACGGCTTCGGCGTGCTCGAGGGCGCGAGCTTCGCCACGTACTCGGGGGCGCTCGACTGGATGCGGGCGGCCGGCCTGCCGGTCGCGGACGAGACCCGCGTGGTCGGCTCGGTCGAGGAGGTGTGGGACTTCGTCGAGCGCTGGACCACCGCCCGCCACGACGTCGCCTACGAGATCGACGGCGTGGTCGTGAAGGTGGACGCGCTCGCGCAGCGCGAGGAGCTCGGCTTCACCGCTCGTGCGCCGCGGTGGGCGATCGCCTACAAGATGCCGCCGGTCGAGCAGGAGACCACGCTCGAACGGATCGAGGTCAACATCGGCCGCACCGGCAAGGCGACCCCGTACGCCGTGCTGGAGCCCGTCGTCGTGGCCGGCACGCGCATCACCTACGCCACGCTGCACAACGAGATCCAGATCCACGCCAAGGACGTCCGTGAGGGCGACCGGGTCATGATCCGCCGGGCTGGTGACGTCATCCCGGAGGTCGTCGGCCCGGTCCTGACCAAGCGCCAGCCCGAGGCCACGGTCTGGCACATGCCGGCGGACTGTCCCTTCTGCGGCCAGCCGCTGGTGCGCCCCGAGGGTGAGGCGCACCACTTCTGCGAGAACGTGGACTGCCCCAACCGGCTGCTGGAGTCCCTGGCGCACCTCGCCAGCCGCGGCGCGCTGGACATCGAGGGGCTGGGCGAACAGAGCGTCGAGTTGCTGGTCGCCAAGGGGCTGGTCGGCGACCTCGCCGACGTGTTCCGGCTGGCCGAACGCCGGGACGAGCTGCTGGCGCTGGAGAAGTGGGGCACCAAGCGCGTCGACAACCTGCTCGCCGGCATCGAGGCCGCCAAGCAGCGCCCGCTCGAGCGGGTCCTGGTGGCCCTGAACATCCGCCACCTCGGCCCGACCTACGCCAAGCTGCTGGCGCGCCACCTCGGCTCGCTCGACGCGATCCGCGCCGCGACGCCGGAGCAGCTGGAGGCCATCGAGGGCATCGGCCCGACGATCGCGGCCGCCGTCCACGCGTGGTTCGCGACCCCCCGCAACGCGCAGCTGATCGACGAGCTGGTGGGGTTGGGCATCACCACGGAGGCCGAGCGCGCCGGCGGCGACGTGGACGTGGACGCCGAGTTGCTGGCCGGTTGGACGCTGGTGGTCACCGGCACCCTGGAGGGCTTCACGCGCGACGAGGTCAAGGACGCGCTGGAGGCCCGCGGGGCGAAGGTCACCGGCAGCGTCTCCAAGCGCACCCGCGCGGTGGTGGCCGGGGAGAGCCCGGGCTCCAAGCTCGCCAAGGCCGAGGACCTGGGCGTCCCCGTCCTGGACGAGACCGGGCTGCGTCACCTGCTGGAGACCGGCGAGCTGCCGGCCTGA